From the genome of Atribacteraceae bacterium:
GGCCGCTCGATAACCCTCGAGTAATTACCTGCCGGCGTTGCCGGACGGCGGTCCCCCGCCTGGATCTGACCCGCTCGATCGCGTATTATGTTACCCCGGTCCGGGAAGCCCTCCATGCTTGGAAGTACGGCCGGATGACCTCCCTGGGGAAGCTGTTCGAATCCCTGGTAGTCAGCTATCTGGAGGTCAATCCGTTCCTGCGGGAGGTGGATGGGATTCTCCCCGTGCCGCTTCATCCGTCCAGGAGGCAGGAGCGGGGGTTCAACCAGGCGGAAGTGCTGGTACGCTCGGCCGCCAAAGCCTTCAATCTACCGGTGTTCTCCGGCGCGGTTCAGCGGATCAGGAAGACCCCGCCGCAACCCGGCCTTACGCCCCGGGAAAGGAGAAAGAACCTCGCCGGGGCCTTTTCCGTTACGGCGACCACCCGGGTTCGGGAAAGAAGAATCTTGATCGTTGACGATGTCGTCACCTCGCGGGCGACCCTGGAAAGCCTGGCGGGAGTCCTACGGAAGGCGGGTGTAAGCCGCCTGTACGCGCTCACCGTCGCCTCCGGAAGACCGCTGGACGACCTGCTCCGGCCCTCTGTAAAAAAAGGCGAGGACGGTGTTTAACCAGGAGGCAGCCCCCCCCTCTCTCGGTAGGGTCGCTTCGGAGTGTGGTAAAATAATTTTTTTAACTCTTCTACCCTTATATAGTTTATTGGCTCAGCAGGGGGGCGGTACTGGAGTGCGCCACTGGAAGTTTTCCATCGACCTCACTGCATTTTTGCTTGCAGTGCTCATTGCTTTCTGGCTCCGGTTCGATTTTCGA
Proteins encoded in this window:
- a CDS encoding ComF family protein translates to MGEGLGEGFLNFFFPLHCVVCGAYIRHSSGFPLCGKCLESIRYIRSPLCPICGRPLDNPRVITCRRCRTAVPRLDLTRSIAYYVTPVREALHAWKYGRMTSLGKLFESLVVSYLEVNPFLREVDGILPVPLHPSRRQERGFNQAEVLVRSAAKAFNLPVFSGAVQRIRKTPPQPGLTPRERRKNLAGAFSVTATTRVRERRILIVDDVVTSRATLESLAGVLRKAGVSRLYALTVASGRPLDDLLRPSVKKGEDGV